A window of Dehalococcoidales bacterium genomic DNA:
TCATCGGCGGCTTTGCCTACCAGTATCTCAGGCGTTATATGGGCACCGGTGTCCTGCAATTGTTTCGCCAATTCTGCCAGGTATTCTACGGCGACGTACTTGCACCGCGTCATTTCCTGCTCCATGAATTCCCCCCAGTTGAGGGGGACGCCGGATAGCTCCGGAGAGTAGTAGGACGGCGCGAGGGGGGGGTCGCAAACCCGGAGAAGGGTGATATTAATCGGCTCAATGGTGCGCTGTTTCGCCAGCATCTTGACGTGGGGAAGCACTGATTCCGCCCGCTCGGAACCATCCAGCGGGACCAGGAAGGTCTTCGAAGGCCACTGGTCATACGGTGTGGCATCCTCAATACCGGCGTGGACAAACCAGACCGGTACCTTCGATGCCCGCAATACCTTATCGGCGACACTTCCCATACGCCAGCGTCTGATTCCGGACCTCCCATGGCTGGCCATCATGATGAGGTCAACAGTATTTTCTTCAGCAAAGTGAAGTATCTCTTCGGCATAATACCCGTCAGCCAGTTCACCGCGGACTTCCACTGCACTGGCGTCCGGCAAAACACCGAGCCTTTCCTGGAGTTCCTCTACCTGGAGTCTTATTGTCTCGGCGGAGCGTTCTATGTAAGCCCGGTGAACAGGAATAAATTCGCGACCCAGTACGCCATAGACCTGAAGCAATACCACTTCCAGGTCCAGGCGGGCGGCGAGCTCTACTGCAAACGGGAAAACCACCTCGGCAAGCTCAGAGCCGTCCAGCAGTACCAGCATTCTCCGGTACATTTCACACCTCCAATTGTCAGTCCACCAATACATTACCGCGCCGGCAGGACGAAATCAATCCCCGGTTTACTTCCGGTGGCCTCCCCGCAGCCGGTGCTGCCGGAAGCCCCGCCTTCCCGGGAAAAATGATAGGCCGACTCCCGCACGGTACCAGGTAACCCCCTCTGAGACGTTCTCAGGATTCTTTCTGTTTCCTGCCGCCGCCAGCGGGAGAGCCTTTCTCGGCGCTGAGCAGGCCGGAGCCCCCCCTGGTCATGGCGACTCTGCCTGTTCTGGTCACCTCCCTGATGCCAAAGCCGTGCAGCAGGCTGAGCAGGGAGGTGACTTTGTCTTCATCTCCGGTAACTTCGATTGTCAACGAATCAGCCGCTACATCCACAATCCCTGCCCGAAAGATATCGACAATCTGCATGACCTCGCTCCGGCTAGCGGGGGTGGTCTTTACCTTAATCAGTGCCAGCTCACGGGAAATAATGTTGTCCGCGGTGATGTCATACACCTTCACGGTAACAACCAGCTTGTCAAGTTGCTTCCTGAGCTGCTCCACCATAGCACCGGTGCCTTCGACAACGATAGTCATGCGCGAAAGATGCGGTGTCTCGGCGTGCCCCACGGCAATACTCTCGATGTTGAAACCGCGCCGGCGGCACAGGCTGGCCATGCGATTAAGCACGCCGGGTCTGTCTTCTACCAGGGCGATTAGCGTATGCTTAGCCAC
This region includes:
- the ilvN gene encoding acetolactate synthase small subunit, producing the protein MAKHTLIALVEDRPGVLNRMASLCRRRGFNIESIAVGHAETPHLSRMTIVVEGTGAMVEQLRKQLDKLVVTVKVYDITADNIISRELALIKVKTTPASRSEVMQIVDIFRAGIVDVAADSLTIEVTGDEDKVTSLLSLLHGFGIREVTRTGRVAMTRGGSGLLSAEKGSPAGGGRKQKES
- a CDS encoding universal stress protein, whose amino-acid sequence is MYRRMLVLLDGSELAEVVFPFAVELAARLDLEVVLLQVYGVLGREFIPVHRAYIERSAETIRLQVEELQERLGVLPDASAVEVRGELADGYYAEEILHFAEENTVDLIMMASHGRSGIRRWRMGSVADKVLRASKVPVWFVHAGIEDATPYDQWPSKTFLVPLDGSERAESVLPHVKMLAKQRTIEPINITLLRVCDPPLAPSYYSPELSGVPLNWGEFMEQEMTRCKYVAVEYLAELAKQLQDTGAHITPEILVGKAADEIITYASKNPYSVVVMTTHGRSGLSRLVYGSVAESVLLSIPNPTLVIKPSQQDS